In one Acidobacteriota bacterium genomic region, the following are encoded:
- a CDS encoding helix-turn-helix domain-containing protein — protein MPTDPVNDFVVSTIRRIRIEKGIKVETMSKHTGIPLGSYSCLETGRYRMSLENLFRILHVLGTDIHQVWPGEITTWAHVDEEFIREWIAKARARQPPMIELEDIIEAVCATYDVTPEDLCSPSRKRILAEARMVAAVLVKETAYLALVDLSRILKRDVSSLSHSLKRAHNRMFWDRLLRLRIRAARRRLNNLLRAKSRRHKEE, from the coding sequence GGCATCAAGGTGGAGACAATGTCCAAGCACACCGGGATTCCGCTCGGTTCGTATTCGTGTCTGGAGACGGGACGCTACCGGATGAGCCTTGAGAACCTCTTCAGGATTCTGCACGTGCTGGGAACCGACATCCATCAGGTCTGGCCGGGCGAAATCACGACCTGGGCACATGTCGATGAGGAATTCATCCGCGAGTGGATCGCAAAGGCCAGAGCGCGCCAGCCGCCCATGATCGAGCTTGAGGACATCATAGAAGCGGTGTGCGCCACCTATGACGTCACGCCCGAGGATCTGTGTTCGCCTTCGCGCAAGCGCATCCTGGCCGAGGCCCGCATGGTGGCCGCAGTTCTGGTCAAGGAAACGGCCTATCTGGCACTGGTGGATCTGAGCCGGATCCTGAAACGCGACGTCTCCTCGCTCAGCCACTCGCTGAAGCGGGCGCACAACCGGATGTTCTGGGACCGGCTACTTCGCCTCCGAATCCGGGCGGCACGAAGGCGCCTGAACAACCTGCTACGGGCCAAGTCCAGGCGACATAAGGAGGAATAG